A single window of Paenibacillus sp. SYP-B4298 DNA harbors:
- the tatA gene encoding twin-arginine translocase TatA/TatE family subunit, protein MSGIGASGVILLVIVALLLFGPNKLPELGRAFGKTLREFKNGAKDIMEDDPKPERKEVNRIDTVTTDEQGSKKLPD, encoded by the coding sequence GTGAGCGGTATTGGAGCATCCGGCGTTATATTGCTGGTCATTGTTGCGTTGCTGTTGTTCGGGCCGAACAAGCTTCCTGAGCTGGGACGCGCCTTCGGCAAGACGCTGCGCGAGTTCAAGAACGGCGCGAAGGATATTATGGAGGACGACCCGAAGCCTGAGCGCAAGGAAGTGAACCGGATCGATACAGTTACGACTGACGAGCAGGGGAGCAAGAAGCTGCCAGACTAA
- a CDS encoding MogA/MoaB family molybdenum cofactor biosynthesis protein: MQWKVAILTASDKGSRGEREDTSAQVIRELIEEELGGVIVDYRIVPDEQDEITAALIEMTDYYQADLVLTTGGTGLAARDLTPEATQRVIDREVPGLAEAMRFYAMQKSRSYMLTRSICGIRGQSLIVNLPGTPKGVHECLMAIMDQLPHALRMLSGQPME, from the coding sequence ATGCAATGGAAGGTAGCCATACTGACTGCTAGCGACAAAGGCTCGCGCGGAGAGCGCGAGGATACAAGCGCTCAGGTCATTCGGGAGCTGATTGAGGAGGAGCTTGGCGGTGTCATCGTCGATTACCGGATCGTGCCCGATGAACAGGATGAGATTACGGCCGCGCTGATAGAGATGACAGATTATTATCAGGCGGATCTTGTGCTCACTACGGGAGGAACCGGACTGGCTGCCCGTGATCTGACACCGGAGGCTACACAGCGGGTCATTGATCGCGAGGTGCCTGGGCTGGCCGAGGCGATGCGGTTCTACGCGATGCAGAAGTCGCGCAGCTATATGCTGACGCGCAGCATCTGCGGCATCAGAGGTCAATCTCTGATCGTGAATCTGCCCGGCACCCCTAAGGGAGTACATGAATGCCTGATGGCGATTATGGATCAGTTGCCGCATGCTCTTCGCATGTTGTCGGGCCAGCCGATGGAATGA
- a CDS encoding 5-formyltetrahydrofolate cyclo-ligase has translation MENHAVHGRKQELRRQLGGIRDSLAPQQRSRWSEAACAAALTGLERMQASTVLVYISFRSEVDTMPLIQGAWKRGIEVAAPRCMLPSREMELYRITSLSELRQGAYGIMEPDPKLAWRWPPERIPDVVLVPGLAFSKEGGRLGYGGGYYDRYYSKLLAGGVQPLPRWLGLSFEAQLIAPAMLPLESHDLRLDAVVTECRAYPADWAG, from the coding sequence ATGGAGAATCATGCGGTTCACGGGCGCAAGCAGGAGCTTCGGCGTCAACTGGGGGGGATAAGAGACAGTCTTGCTCCACAGCAGCGAAGCAGATGGTCGGAGGCCGCCTGTGCTGCGGCATTGACCGGGCTGGAGCGCATGCAGGCGTCCACTGTGCTCGTCTACATATCCTTTCGCTCCGAGGTAGATACGATGCCACTCATTCAGGGAGCGTGGAAGCGCGGCATCGAGGTCGCCGCGCCCCGGTGCATGCTGCCCTCCAGAGAGATGGAGCTGTACCGGATCACTAGCCTGAGCGAGCTGCGGCAGGGCGCATACGGCATTATGGAGCCTGACCCGAAGCTTGCCTGGCGCTGGCCGCCTGAACGCATCCCGGATGTGGTGTTGGTGCCAGGATTGGCATTCAGCAAGGAGGGCGGGCGCCTTGGGTACGGGGGAGGCTATTACGATCGCTACTACAGCAAGCTGCTCGCCGGGGGAGTACAGCCGCTTCCGCGCTGGCTTGGTCTGTCCTTCGAAGCACAGCTCATTGCGCCTGCGATGCTGCCGCTGGAGTCTCATGACCTTCGGCTGGATGCGGTCGTGACTGAGTGCAGAGCGTACCCGGCCGATTGGGCGGGGTGA